The Molothrus ater isolate BHLD 08-10-18 breed brown headed cowbird chromosome 2, BPBGC_Mater_1.1, whole genome shotgun sequence DNA segment CAGCTCTTTACAGAAAGCCTCTGAGCATGGATAAGTCTAACAGAGACTTTGACAGGAAGGAGGGTAAATTCACTATTCACGTCAGTTTTCACAAACTATTGTGAAATCACAGCTTCCAGATCTGCTGTGTTTGTAGGATGATGTGATTGCTTGCGTAATTTGGATATGGATGAGAATGCACAGTGTGTATAAAAATACCCTTAGTGGTAAATACATCTTCTCACATCTActgataaataattaatatttccttcctttcctaaAAGGAAGTgtaggaaaacaaaactgaataaAATGCTGTTATTCTGGGAGATTACTGGAGAATTATATCTGattgatttttcagtttaaaataacTTATGATcttcaaaagcaagaaaatgagAACAATCAAGAGAAACATTTgattgataaaaaaataataaaaattaagatttgtctttgttttgcaGGATGAGcccacagaagagaaaaagcttcCTCGTGTAAGTATTCTTGTCACACATGAATTTATACTTTTGCCTCCTTAGGCATATAAATACcattacagaaaatacagttaTAGAACTACAGGTTTTGTATCAATGTAGCAATgagaattcagaaaaatatgttcCTGTGATATCTTTAAATGTAAACTGAATATATCCACTTTGGATGGGGTAGGCAAAATTTTCCATGCATTTCACAAAACTTCATACATTCCATCTATTGCACAAATAGATTTTGTTCCTGACAGATGTGACATTTTGCTTACTAAAAACCTGAAATACTCTTTCTCATTGGAGTAATACCACTGATAGCTCAGGACAGCTAGGCAAAGGGACCACAACAATCTTCAAAACCTGGGGAATTTAATAAATACTGTCAGTCTTCCCTCAAAAAATGAGTGGTCTTCTAAGCCTTGGAAGGGCTTGAAAGATTCCAGACTTTGTATAAAGCAACATGAGGCCAAATATAACTTATCTGTTATTGTATTGTCTCAAGAACATTAAATCTTTTTAGCAATGAGCGACACCATCCATACATTTTAAACCCCATTAAGATTGCAAGGGCAGTTTACAGGGTGCTTCTCCAATTTCTGCTTTGTGTCTTTCAGATTTCTTTAGGGTCCACAAACAAGGACACAAAAAAAAGTGTCCATAAAGCataataaaagaaatcaaagacaAAATAAACTTACAAAAATTTTTACCTTCAAAAATGAGATAGTTTTGCAGGCAAGATAGTGcatacctaaaaaaaaaaaaaatcatacaaatCTTTTTTTAGAAATTGTACCAGAAAATTTACCCACAAACTTTGTTAATATTTGACTATGAGGTGAAATGCAGAGTCTAATCACTTTCCTTTTAGGTAAGGAATGATAGATATGAATTCCAAAAttacaatgagaaaaaaagatacaCTCTGAAAATCAGAGCACGTGGGAAAAACTGTCTTGTAAGCTCAAACTGGGGGGAATGGAGTGAACCCATTGAGTTTGGTAAGACCAcgaatatttttttcagtattaacttgtttgcttccttttcttccttatagtcacataaattaataaaatcttaatttttacCCAATTACATGGACGGAACTGGATGGATTTTATTAATGGGAGGAGTAGCTCCAATAGtctggcagcagagcctttgaTTAGCTGGGATTGTGAAGGCAGCAGTTACTCAGATGCCAGGGCCACAGAAACAGAGACAGACCCACTCTTGTCTTTGGTCTGCTGTGATGAGGCTGCCTCTCTGTTCTCTTAAGTTTTTATATGAATATCATCCTCTTCCTTCTGCATCTTTCTCTTCACTAATTTTGCTCTATTAATTGTTCTGTAAGTCAgtttattctctttttccagaactgaaaaaaaaaaaaaaaaatctctaattttaaatatctgaaaaggtttaaaatgtattaaatcCCTCTGCATTTTTGGACGAAATTCTATAATGAAGTCAAGTTGAAGTCCttcagaacattaaaaaaatgtaatgaaattcTCATTCCTTACATCGTACAGTCACAAAGACAGCTTTTTACCAtgctaaaatatttctctctcttgccTGTATCAGGTCAAGGGAAAGATTActttatttttgtgattttatttctgattgCACTTGGAACAATCTCAATTACACTTCTCCTGTATTGTCTTCTCAAAAGgtaaatcaattttttttctgtaaacacTAATGACAAAGTATTGTCTATATGAAACACATTCCTACAACCTCCTACTTTCCTACCggcaaattaaaataatctgattATCAATGCCATGAACTATTACCACCAGGATTGCTGTGAATGGCCCTTTGGCATGCAAAATCACTAagtggaaaagggggaaaggatgTTGAAGTTATTAAGTGATTGATTCTACCAGATCctacaaaagcttttttttccttatttttaagcatttaacATCCAGGTAGCTTTGAAGCCATTGGCTATATACAGTACCAGACAAAAGGGAACCCAAATTAACATATTCTTATTGTGAGAAAACTTCTCACTCAGGGGTGAAAGTTATGTCACTTCATTTATTCAAAGTATCTTATTAATAACTTATTTACTGTGATTTtaatcacaaaataaattttaatcaCCCAAATGTTAAGTGTAATAATAGTTACCCACCAGTTACcccactgaaaatattttatttctcatttaatttgTAGAGCAATAGATACTCAATCTTGAAAGTAAAAAATGTCCTTAAGTTACACCACAAAATGTTTGTGTGAATTATATTAGCGGTATTTTCAATTTCTCCACAATCCCATTTTCTACCCAAAGGTACTGCAGTTTCAAGAACATATTTCCTCCCATACCACAACCAAGAGACAAATTCAGTGCATTAACTGATGAAGATATCCAGGTATGATTTCTTCTCAATTCAGTCAAATTTGTTAACTACAAACCACAACAGGCCAAAGACTAGAAAAACTgacttataaaaataaatgttaacaTTCGGTCCAAAATTAATTCCTGTCATGCAAGCTATTCTGCTTTGAAACCTGAAATGCTCTATGCCAACACTGAAACAAAAGATTGTCCTGAAGATATTTGCAGACATATTTTAAGACCAGAATTTACACCTTTACTGAGTGTAAATTTACTGTAATTTCTGTGTGTACCAGCTTTGCAAGGTTGCTGttcatactttaaaaataccCAAAGTGAGGATGCATTTTCTATTAGCATTTTCAACCACCAATGGTCATAATATAATGTGAATATGTGTTTCATAAGCCTGACCTATACCCATGTAAAAATCCCGTCACACTTAGTGTAAATCAACAAGGCTGGAAAGGCTTAACAGTTAAACTTCCTCTTGCTTCAACACAGGATTTgcaatttcagtgttttgtgcAAATTGTATTTGACCAGTACACTGTAGCATCCCTGTGCAGCCtattctgtgtatttatttaaccttacttttaaaaagcctttttaataGCTTGGTTTAATGCACCTAAAATCCATTACTTTTTACCCTTATTCCTTTCCTGTTTACAGTATCTTACACACTTGCACACTGTCAACAGCAAGTAACTCTTCTCTCTTTCTACACACATGATGACAACCAGGCTTCAAGCCATTCATGCTTGGCTAAAGCAAAGACATTCTTGAAGTAAGTAAATCAGGTTAGTCATTAATTGCCTAAAATTCAGTGAGCAACACCATGCATTCCAATGAGGATTCCAAAAGTGACACATATATTTTCCTTCAATCGTTTACAAAGAATCCCCAAATCTCTGACTACTAAAACTCTCCAGTTTTGGTAACTATATACCAGCTTGCTGTCCTGTTTAATTTGTGCTTGGTCCTACCACCTTTGCCTTTCACAGAAAGTAGGTAGGACTGTGACTTAGATAGGTTTCTTCATGCACCTTAAGTCATAAATACCCAGTTTCTCACTTCCTACCAGGCAGCCGAGCTAAGGctacagagcagcagcagtccGCAGTCCATCACATTAAATAATATAGCTAGGAAAGTAACAAGCTGTTTTTGTAAAATTGAAAATTGAATAGTGGTTGCTTGCCTTTCCTGAACTTGAGTGGCTTCCAAATTCCTGTGCACAGACACTACCAAACACACTCAAATCACTCACTACAACCCAGAGGCCTTTGTGGATGAGGTCTGCAAACTGTGGCTCAGGCACACCCATGCAGGGAgcaatgcagcagcagctgccagagttAAATGAAGCCCTCACATTACCTAACACTTGCCAACCACTACTGTGAAGATAATTCATATGATTTTGACATGTTTAAACAGTTTGATCTACtcttaaaatctaattttattttacctcTTCTCTCCAAACTCAGTACCTTTAACACTGATTGAATGTTGTAATTCTTCAAAGTTATTAAAATAACACAGTACAAAAAGTACATTTTCAAAAGCTCTCCTCCACTGAATACCCAACACTCTCCCTGACATTTAGTGCTAATGGGTTTTTGAGCTGTTTTGAAACCTGCAATATCCTTTGCTAATCACACCTATTTAAAGTTTgcatttcctcattttccctccGTTTACTCAACGACCTTTCACATTTTCTAATTCTTTTATCCTATTACACAATACTTTTTCTGAGATAGCTGGAAAAGCTcatgattaaaaaaacctaacTCTCTGCACTGCATCCTTAAAACAGTCACGTTAATGAACTGCCAATTTTGCTTTAAGATCCTACCAACCAAATCATTTAGTGCATCACACAACTTGCACTCCTCTAATCCATTCTATTTTACTCATCTTACTACAGACCAATGACTTTCTAGTCACTCTCCCCATATGCTTTCCTCACCATTACCGAGTTTTATCGCCTCTTGCTTGGAGTTAAATATATTCCAAGAACTTGCAAAATACACTCTTTGTGCATTTTCCTTGGAGAACAGTAAAGTAGCCCAAAACACCATGACCACAAGGCCCTGCAGTGCTTTACCCATTCTTCAGCTTTCCTAGAAAAGAAGTTTCCAGAACACCCTGGTTTGATGTTCCACAACATACCCTCAGTACAACAGCAAGCTTGCTTTTTTAACCTGTTTTCCCCATCAGTACTATCCctcccattttttaaattatttatcttcCTCAAAACTTTAAACTCCAAGTGCTCTATGAGTACTACAATCTTACCTAGCAGCAGGTACTCTCCTAGAACTCTAGGTTAGCCAATGTAAAAATGTGTGATAGCAACCAACATATTTTACCTGCATGCCAAGCAAATGCCTACGTATGGAAAATTCTGAATAAATTCCTTCTATTTTCTCAGCCAAGGCTGTCCAGTGTCTAAACCAGCTTCTGTTCTTCCTCCTGCTGACAGCAAGTACTGCTCAGATATATTGAAACATTCCTTAACTGTCCTTAAAACTGTTTTCTCCTGCCTTGCAATCATTTATTAACTATTAAAAGACCAAGATGGGATGCCTTTGGTACTGCTGAAACTAATGTTCAGAATGATACCAACTTGTAGCCTACTGCATGatacaaaattttctttccctttagaCAGAATATGTAAATCTACCAACGAAAAGTCACACTGAGAAAATAACTACAGTTGAGGAATGATCCGACTTTCCAAAAACACACCTGATTCCCcaacatgaaagaaaattacGGATCCCGCTGACAAGTACTTCAAACCAATCTATAAAAGAATATAATCACCTATAGAACTGTTTGCCTCCTTAAAATCTACTTAAATGGAGcggataaaaaaaaaagggagaaaaatcagtgaaatttgttcttttcctcttgttCAAACCCACAATGCCTGGCAACTAAGCTTTTCTGCAAGCACCTACTTTGAAGAAGTGCTTGAACCTTGCTAAGAGGTTCTTTACAATGTGAGACAAGCCCTCTTAACCAGAATGAAGCTGTTACTTTTTGTTGTCATTGCTATGAAGCTTCTTGCCTCTCATTATAATGATTTCCTGGAGGCTGACAGCCTTGCTGTATAATGCCACAGCAATTATACTGTAATTTTTATATGCCCAGTTATTTTCTAAAGCACAAACCAGCTATTTAGAATGTGTTAAAATTTGCTCTTTGGTCTTCCAATCAGCACCACCAAGCTATCCCAATATGTGCAATTAAGTTTAtgcaagaacagaaaataaaattatacttgTCAAATATAATTACTTATACTGGTCTCAGTCAGCCATTTCATGAGCTCAGTATTGCAACTGTAAATAGACCTCTGCAACACTGTGATCCTGTGCAGTTTTAGTATGTACTTCAGTAACACAAATAGCATTGAAAGCCTTCAAAAAATCCAACAGTtgtaagaaatgaaaaaaatctaatatttAATAGCTAGAtcttaaatgtaaaaattcCTCACAAACACATTTTAGTTTCTCCCTTCAAAGGGTGCAAATGCTACTTCcaatgccttttaaaaataatataggCTTTAGATGCCAGTACTTTCTTTTACAAATGCTGGATGTTTTCCTGTTTATACTATTCAAAATGAATGAATTCAGTGTTTCAATAAGACAGagaacaaatgttttttttaaaagactcaTTTATTGTTTGCCTCTTACATCCCTAAACTGCATCACACACTGGAAATTGCTGCTGCATGACTAAAGGAAgccatatattaaaaataaaaacaaacctgaaCACCACAAATTAGTTCATATTCAATGTACAGCATAGGGAAATTGCAGTTCGTGTCCTGGTTTAGAGCAAATTTGGGAGGTTTTGTatcttttcctatttcttttggTTAAACCTTGTTCTGAAGGAGAGATTGGGTGTGAAAGTCCTGTCCCTGTCAGGGGCTGCTGAAGTAACCACATTTGGCTTCTCTCACAAAGCTTGGACTCTCTCACAGGGAGGTATCCCATCATCATCTCTACCCTTGCAAGGCACTGATACAGAAAGAAACCTGATTAATGCTTTTTATAGACAAAATgtcttcccctgctcccccagagAACTGACTGGTAGGGTTAACACCTAATGACCTGCCTGCATGACAGGGAGCTGCTACTGCCACACAGGATGTAAGAACCACTTGCAGTAGGTACATGAAGTTTGCCAGTAGCCTGTGTACAAAGTAGCTGTGTAATGTCCTTACATTCACATACAGATGTTGAAAGCAGTGCTTGTGCaacagtgaaaggaaaaagtacACTCAGGAGGAAGGTAATAACCAGCCAAAGCCAAGCAGGTAATTTAAATACTTCATCTTGAATAGCAATCTCAGAAGGCACACAGAAGAACTCAAGACAGCTCAGTCAGCCTTCAATGAGTCATACAGTGacactttttctttctaaagatATAGGGAGAGCTCTTAAAACATGAAGATTAACACCTTGTTTTCCTCTACTGGTCCCTCTAGGATGTCTTTGCAGATTACAAAGTACAAAAGATTATATACATATGAAGAACAGCACATAGGTATTACATCTCAAAGAGCAGTTATGAGAAATTACTCAATCTGGTCTTCTGACCATCCCTAAACATCAGTCAGTTAATACTGAAGGCTGACCTACTTTGATCTATTATCTTACAGCTACATAGAAGCACACACATTCCTTCCCCCACAACCCTTGAACTTCACCTATTAGGCTGCAACTCATTTCAGATTAAATTCAACCTTCCACAGAGCTACTGACCACTGCTACAGATGAGGCCAAACAGTGCCTGAATGGCACTATCAATATTTCCAACCCGCAGCAACAATACAATACATAGGTCACTCAGAAGTTGAAGGCATTTACTGGGTTCCTGGGTTTTTGCATGAATGCCATGATGCTTTCCATACTGATTCgaccaaaaaaatatttattttaggcTGCTTTACCAAGGGTAAGAGCGCTACTTTTCAACAGTCCTTGGTACTTTGGGTTTTCCTAGCACTACAACCCCCAACCCTGTAACTTTAAATCATAGAAGTTGTAAATCAATTTCTAAGAATCATGCAAAAAGCCACTTGCAGCAGCCCATCATACACTATCAGGCACAAAGAATGGGAATGGTTTCTATTAGTATAACCCATGCTTGCCCACCCCTCCTCTCTAAAGATCTCgcatttaataatttttttaaaaagcttattTGTGTAAAGGTATCAGAGGACCCATTATCTGAAACAAGTTTTGAAATACAAGAGGCTTTTCAAAGGCTTTTATGTAATAATTTCAACACAGACCGAGTAAGTATGTTTATTGTTTTACAGCAGAATGCCCCAATTTAAGAACAAAGTTGCTAGATGTTCAGCTGTGCAAAATGGTACATAGTGCTTCAGTACAAGTGGAAAAAACCATGATTTGTTAGCAAATGCTTTCAAATACAATTTTATGGTCCTATAAGATAGGACTTGAAACTGAAGACTGATCCACAGGCAAATGATAGTTTTTCTGCCTAAATTGGACCTAACAACTTTGGACCCAGAACCAACGCGACTCATTCCTTACTGCTGTAAAGAAAAACTGTCACACTGAATTGCCAGATTCAGTGTTTTCATGCATGTTACAGAGAAGTGGATCAGCCCTCTATGTCAGTTTCTAGCCCCATCTACAAGTATCATCTGGCTCTGATAAATAAGACTCACAGGAATTTCTTGAAGGTCAATGGTCCATAATGGTAGTTATTCTACATGATCTGCTCAACTTGATTTCCAATTCTATTTAGGCTGTTTAAATTACTTTCTTGAATTCATCATACAGCACAAGCACGAAAGCACCCCCCATGCCTCTGAGAACATTAGACCATGCACCCTTGAAGAAGGCCTTTCCTCCTTCATCCCTTGCAATCTTCCGCCAGCAGTCAATTGTTCCAGAGTACATGATATCAGCTGCAGAAAAGAGCAAAGAGTTATTCTTAATTCCTATTTCATCTCAGGTAATTTTAACAACTGCCCCGTTTCACTTAACTGCTTTGTGATGTCCCAAACCACAatttaaaactgaaacacaatacttactaaaaatattttgccccctttttaatatcttcatttaATCTAGCAATTCAAACAGGCagtccattttttttaatttcatgttcCATAATGAAAAATCCTCAGCATAAATCCTGATAATCTCAGGTTGAGCCTTACTGCATTTCCTCATTGGAGTACAATATAATAAACCAGATTTATGGAACAATGAACTGCAACTCTGAGGATAGCTACtagtaaaaaaaacaactccatCTTGTTAATGCTGTTTCACACAGCATTGACAGCTCTGTGGATCTGCAGCTTACCTCCTTTGCGTCCTGACTGCATCATCATCCTACGCCGCACTGTATCGAAAGGGTAGGAGACCACGCCAGCCACAGCAGTCACTGTCTGGGCAATCATCCAGCTGATAACAATGTGAGTATTCCTGGGATCTGGGAGCATGCctgcagtaaaacaaaaacagcaaTTAGCTTTTCACCTTGCACATCCTCCTCTGGTTCACTTCCTGCATGACAGCTAGCTACTAGTTCATCTAGCTATTTTAGTAGATGAACTAGTATGAAACACTGTAGACCCATACTCTAAATAAAATTGCAGCATAACACTTCACAAACTTTAAACATACTGAAGCTGTACTTGCAAGACTTTTTTCTCAATAACCACAGTAGGTTACAATTTAAGCACAAGCATTCTTTTTAGACTGGCATGAGAAGACTTGACTATTCACTCTGCTTTTATTAAAGAAACATCACTAAAGTTGCTGTCCCTGTGGATATTTTTACATTACAAACTAGCATCAATGGTTTATTTCCCCAAATGTCAAgcttaaaaattactttgcaAAACCACTGCTCAATCCCATTCTGCTAAACACACTTGGACTGGTCCAGTGTAACTTCAGTATGtaccaaacaaaaaagaaattattctaatTGTGTCTGGTCACCAACATACTCTCCTGGCCTTAGGAGCAACTGCCTGAAGTACAAAACCAGTACTTGCAGGTACACTGCTGCCTTTAACAATGGTTTTCCCTTGTATACAGCAGTGTCACAAATGTAGCACTAATATGCCCCTTCACATATCCAAAACAGACAATACAATTCTAAAAACAGGCTTTTCAGGTCCCCTCTGAAATATTACCTTTTGCTGTATCATAGATCCCAAAGTAGGCAGCTCTATAGATGATGATGCCTTGGACAGAGACATTGAACCCTTGGTACAAGCCACGCACACCATCAGACTTGGTGATTTTGACTAGACAGTCCCCAAGACCAGAGAATTCTCTGTCTGCACCAGCTTTTCCAACATCAGCAGCCAGACGGGTTCTTGCAAAATCCAAGGGGTAGacaaagcagagggaagtgGCTCCAGCTGCACCACCAGATGCCAGGTTACCAGCAAAATACCTCCAGAACTGAGTGTGCTTGTCTACACCTCCCAAAAACACCTGCTTATACTTATCCTTGAAGGCAAAATTAAGAGCTTGAGTTGGGAAGTATCTGATGACATTTGCCAGGTTTCCTCGCCAGAAGGACAGCACTCCTTGTTCCTTTGGAATACGCACTACACAATCGATGATACCCTTGTACTGCTTATCAGCAGCAATCTGTTTACTCGCATGTTGCACCtgcaaataaaatcacaaaCATTGATCACTTGCCTCGAGAGGTCTATGCTGCAGCTAGGCTTAAACCTGCTTACACTATAAAACAAAAGTTGTTAGTTCTGAGTGGCCattgttgttattttaaagaaaaagactTAAAATTGCTTCCAAGCTTTCTCAGAAATCAGGACTTTACAAAACAAGAATATAAAACTGCTAGCAATTCCTGTATAACTTCCTGAAAGGAGACTGCAGCAAGGTGGGGgccagcctcttctcccaggcaattagtgacaggacaagagaacACAGACTCAAGCTGTGCCACGGAAGGTTTAGGGGGAACTAggggaggaatttcttcagaCAAAAAGTGATTAGACTTTGGAATGGACTGCCTAGGGACTGGTGAAGCAGCCATTCCTAGAGGTGTttaagactggatgtggcacttagtaCCACAGTCTACTTTAAATTAGACTACGTGGCATTAGGTTGGGCTCCATGATCTCCCCGAGGTCTTTACCAAACTGATTCTGCGAGGTACAAGGGCAAGCATAAGACAAATTCATCGGGCATACGTAGAGGTGAGAGCCTTTACTGACAAAGACAGGCCTGTGGTGGGAATCGCCAGGAAGAGCCGCGTTAGGCACAGAGGTGCCAGccagagggacaggggctggaggTGAGTGAGGAGCGGCCAGCCCCACGGCCGACGCGAAGGTCACTCGAGTCACCTTGGGGCGCCACCGGGTCACGCCGGGCCGCGCGCGCCGGCCGCGCCCCGGCTccgccccgcccgcggcccAATCCCGGCCCGGGCGCGCATCACGTGAAGGCCACCAAGATGGCGGCGGAGAGCGGCcgccctctcctccctgccgTGCCCTCGGCGCCGGCAGCGGGGGCGGCAGGAAGTGACACCAGCGGCGGCCGCCCccctcggcccggcccggccctccttcccctccccgccccgcaTGGCGGAACCGGCTTCGGCTTCCCCGCCGTCGCTCACGTGACCTTCCCGCCAGCCGCCGTCGCCTCGCTCGCGCCCTTTGTCCCCGCTGGCCGCGGCCCCGGCTCGCGCCCACGCCCGTCCCTCTGTCCTCGCCCG contains these protein-coding regions:
- the SLC25A6 gene encoding ADP/ATP translocase 3 is translated as MADQAISFLKDFLAGGVAAAISKTAVAPIERVKLLLQVQHASKQIAADKQYKGIIDCVVRIPKEQGVLSFWRGNLANVIRYFPTQALNFAFKDKYKQVFLGGVDKHTQFWRYFAGNLASGGAAGATSLCFVYPLDFARTRLAADVGKAGADREFSGLGDCLVKITKSDGVRGLYQGFNVSVQGIIIYRAAYFGIYDTAKGMLPDPRNTHIVISWMIAQTVTAVAGVVSYPFDTVRRRMMMQSGRKGADIMYSGTIDCWRKIARDEGGKAFFKGAWSNVLRGMGGAFVLVLYDEFKKVI